DNA from Fusobacterium perfoetens:
AAATCAAGAGAAAAATTTGTTAGACAACTTATCCACACTACAAATAAAAGAGCTTTTTTCACAATTGATGAGAATGGAAGAATAAAAAGAAAAGCTGGAAATTATCTTTTGACTATGTCAGTTTTTGAAGAAGATGATGAAAAGTTTTTAAGATATTTTTATGAACTTATGGATTTTTCAGAACAAGATTCATTAAAAGAAAAATCTCTAAGCAGAATACAAAATATAGATACTGCAGATATGAAAAAAAATATAATAAAACTTATTATAAATGGAAAAGTTGAATATGCTATAAAATATCTATACGAACTTTATAAAAGAGATGAAAAAGAATTTTTTAAATATATCTCTGAGATAATTTTAATGGATAATATGGACTTTGAAAAAACTATATATATCTACTCAATGAAAAAATATTTTGAAAAATATGGATATTCTTTAGAAGTTTTCTATTATGTAATGTCTTATATAATAAAAGCTAGATTCGACTTATATGAGTATGAAAATATTCAAGTAGTAGAGGGAATTATAAAAGAAAGTTTAAAAGAAAGAGTAAAAAACAGTTTAGAAAAATATAAAAATAAAAATGGATTAAAAGTAGCAGGATATTTGAAAGTTTTAGAAGAAGAAACTTATGAAAATGAAAAAATTTATCTAAGTATTTTAAATTCTAGAATGAATAAAATTGAAAATACAAATAATCTTGAAAAATTAACAGATATTGAAGAGAAGGTTTTTGAAATTCTTATAAAATAAGAGGAGAAAAATGGTTAAATATACTAATGAAAAATTAATAAAAATTATTAGGGGAAAGAATACTAAAGATGAGATACTAGAAAAAATAGTAAATTTAATTGATGAAAATACAGACTTAGTCATTGATAAAAAAATATTCTTGGAAAATATTATGGAAAGAGAAAAAATTGGAAGTACTGGTATAGGAATGGGGATTGCTATGCCACATACAAGATGTGAAGGGGCAAAAGATCTTGTAGTAAGTATCGCACTTTTAGAAACTCCAGTTGATTTTGGGGCTATTGATGGAGAACTTATAAAAGTGGTTGTTCTTGTTGGAGGACCAAAAGAAAAAGGACAAGAGTATCTAAAAGTTATGTCAAGTATTGCTAGAATTTTTAGAGAAAAAGAAAATAGAGATAATATAAAAACTGCTAGAACAGAGGAAGAATTAATAAAAAGTATAATGGAGATAGAACATTGAGAATAGGAATTTATGGGGGAAGTTTTGATCCTCCCCATTTTGGACATAAAAGTGTAGCTTATTATACAATAAAAAATCTAAACTTGGATAAACTTTTGATTATTCCTGTGGGACGTGCTTCTCACGGAAAAAATAATCTTTCAGATAATATCCTAAGATATGAGATGTGTGATATTGTCTTTGGAAGTTTAGATAAGGTCGAAATCTCTAAAATCGAGATAGAAAAAGATGAAATATCTTATACATACAAAACTTTAAATGAAATTATGGAAATTTATGGAAAAGATAATGAGTATTTTGAGATAATCGGTGGAGATTCAGCTGCATATTTTACAAAATGGAAAAATTATGAAGAGATCTTAGAAAATTCAACTGTAGTTATACTTAGAAGAAAAGGTTATGTAAGTGAGATAACCTCAGATAAAATAATAGAATTTGAAAATGAATATTTTGATATATCTTCTACTGAGATAAAAGAAAAACTTAGAAATAATGAAGATTGTAGTGGGATATTAGATGATAAACTAATAGAGTTTATAAAAGAAAATAATCTATATAGATAAAAAATAAAAAGTTATTGTGAAAGTAAAATCACAGTAACTTTTTTTATTTTGTTTTAAAATAATACTCATTGACAAAAAAAAAGTGGTATAATTCCGTGATTAAGCTTTGGGGAGTGATATGAAAATGAAATTTTTAAATTTTATCTGGAAAAAAATAGAAAATATTTTTGAAAATGATTTTTTAGTTTTAATGCAAATAACACTTTTAAATTTTATTCCTTACGGAATTAGTAAATATTTTTTTAATAAATATGCAGAACGTCCATTGTATCAGAAAATTTTAAAATTTTTATTGGGTGAAATAGAATTTTTTATTTTTTGTTTAGGGATAATGATAATTTTATCTTTATTTAAAGAAAAAATAAAAAATATTATTTTAAAAATAATAGTATGTATATCTTATTTTACATTTATAGTAGATATTTTATTATTAAAAAATTTTGGTGCTTTAATGAATGCTGGATTTTTTCAAATTCTTTTAGAAACAAATCAAAAAGAAGGATTTGAATTTCTAAAAATGTATTTTAATTTTAAAATAGTTATATTAATGATTTTTTTAATAGCATTAAACTATTTAATTATTAAAATTTTTAACAGAAAAATAGATATAAATAAATTTTTTAAGATAAAATCTTTTAAAATAATTTTTATAATCTATATTATTTATTCAATATTTGATTTTAAAGGAATGAAAATTCTTTCAATAAAAAGATTTTATACTGCCATAAATGGAGCTTATACTAATGTAAAAGAGTATAAAGATATTGGAGAAAAATTTAAAGATAATAAACTTACTATAATTTCAAATGATTCTAAAATAAAAAATATTATTTTGGTAATAGGGGAATCAACTACAAGAAATCATATGAGCTTATATGATTATTCTTTAGAAACTAATCCATTACTAGAAAAGATAAATGAAAAAAATCTTTATAAATTTACAGATACAATAAGTCCACATAGTCATACTATTGCTGTAATAAAAAAATTAATGACTTTCTATAATCTAGAAAGTGAAAAAGAGTGGTATAAAAATAATAATCTGATAGATGTTATGAAAAAATCAGGATATACAACTTATTGGTTTTCTAATCAAGAATCTAGTGGAGTTAACGGAAACGTGGCTGTAGCATTGGGAGAACAGTCAGATGAAATAGTATTTAGTGCTTATAGAGATTCAGATACAGAAATAATATCAAACTATGATGAGGAAATAGTAAATAAAAGTGTAAAATATATAGAAAAAGAAAATAGAAATTTTATAATTTATCACTTAATGGGAACTCACGGAAGTTATAGGCATAGATACCCTAAAGAGTTTAATATTTTTGAAAATGATTCAAATGAAAGAATAGGAGAATATGATAATGCTGTTCTTTATAATGATTATGTTATAGATAAAATTATATCTAATTTTAAAGATGAGGATAGTATTATTTTATATGTTTCAGACCACGGAGAAGAAGTTTATGATTTTAGAGATTTTGCAGGTCACGCTGAAACAAATATTAGTAGATATATGGTAGAAATTCCATTTTTAGTTTATACTAGTGATAGATTTATAGAAAATTATCCAGAGAAAGTGGAAAGTATAAAAAATTCTGTAAATAAACCTTATATGACTGATGATTTAATTCATACGATTTTAGATATAGCAGATATAAAAACTTCAGAGTTTGATGAAACTAGAAGTATCATAAATAAAAATTTTAATGATAAAAGAAAAAGAGTTATCAGTGGAAAAGATTATGATACAGAATTAAAAAATAAAAACTAGAAAAATATAAAAGGTCTTGGATAATATTTTAAAATCCAAGTCCTTTTTTTACTTTTTCTAATTTATCAGGAGCTAATATTTTTATAATTTCAAAAGATAAATCTTGAGAATATCCAGTCCCTCTACAAGTAATAAGATTGTCATCTATTGTAATAGGAGAGTTTGAGATATTACAAAATTTTTCAGTTTCTTCTAAAAAAGATTGATGAACAGACACAGTTTTTCCAGTTATTAAATCTTTTTTAGCAAGAGCATAAGGAGCTCCAGAGATAGCCATTACAAGTTTTTGATTTTTTAGATAATATTTTATAAGTTTTAAAGCCTCATCAGATTTTGGAAGATTTTCGTAGTGAGAATATCCACCAGCTAAGAAAATTCCCTTGGCATCTTTATAATCTCCTAAAAAATCATCAGCTATAATCTTTATATCTTGGGCAGAGTTAACTTCTAAAGTTTTTCCAAGAGATAGAGTCACGACTTTTATCCCAGCTCTTTTTAAAATATCTATGGGTGTTGTAGTTTCTATAAGCTCAAATCCCTCAGCAAGTAAAAAATAAATTTTTTTCATATATCTCCTTAAAGTTTTTATTTCTTTTGATG
Protein-coding regions in this window:
- a CDS encoding PTS sugar transporter subunit IIA: MVKYTNEKLIKIIRGKNTKDEILEKIVNLIDENTDLVIDKKIFLENIMEREKIGSTGIGMGIAMPHTRCEGAKDLVVSIALLETPVDFGAIDGELIKVVVLVGGPKEKGQEYLKVMSSIARIFREKENRDNIKTARTEEELIKSIMEIEH
- the nadD gene encoding nicotinate (nicotinamide) nucleotide adenylyltransferase, translated to MRIGIYGGSFDPPHFGHKSVAYYTIKNLNLDKLLIIPVGRASHGKNNLSDNILRYEMCDIVFGSLDKVEISKIEIEKDEISYTYKTLNEIMEIYGKDNEYFEIIGGDSAAYFTKWKNYEEILENSTVVILRRKGYVSEITSDKIIEFENEYFDISSTEIKEKLRNNEDCSGILDDKLIEFIKENNLYR
- a CDS encoding phosphoethanolamine transferase, with amino-acid sequence MKMKFLNFIWKKIENIFENDFLVLMQITLLNFIPYGISKYFFNKYAERPLYQKILKFLLGEIEFFIFCLGIMIILSLFKEKIKNIILKIIVCISYFTFIVDILLLKNFGALMNAGFFQILLETNQKEGFEFLKMYFNFKIVILMIFLIALNYLIIKIFNRKIDINKFFKIKSFKIIFIIYIIYSIFDFKGMKILSIKRFYTAINGAYTNVKEYKDIGEKFKDNKLTIISNDSKIKNIILVIGESTTRNHMSLYDYSLETNPLLEKINEKNLYKFTDTISPHSHTIAVIKKLMTFYNLESEKEWYKNNNLIDVMKKSGYTTYWFSNQESSGVNGNVAVALGEQSDEIVFSAYRDSDTEIISNYDEEIVNKSVKYIEKENRNFIIYHLMGTHGSYRHRYPKEFNIFENDSNERIGEYDNAVLYNDYVIDKIISNFKDEDSIILYVSDHGEEVYDFRDFAGHAETNISRYMVEIPFLVYTSDRFIENYPEKVESIKNSVNKPYMTDDLIHTILDIADIKTSEFDETRSIINKNFNDKRKRVISGKDYDTELKNKN
- a CDS encoding DJ-1/PfpI family protein, yielding MKKIYFLLAEGFELIETTTPIDILKRAGIKVVTLSLGKTLEVNSAQDIKIIADDFLGDYKDAKGIFLAGGYSHYENLPKSDEALKLIKYYLKNQKLVMAISGAPYALAKKDLITGKTVSVHQSFLEETEKFCNISNSPITIDDNLITCRGTGYSQDLSFEIIKILAPDKLEKVKKGLGF